TATCCTGCGGTGCAACATATTGCAAGAAGTTTTCTTTATCGAACTTTTCTCTTTCGGTTTTATCAAATCCTACAACTTGTGTATTTAATCGTCGGGCAATTTTCTTTTCTATTCCGTCGAATGCACCTCCGGCAATAAATAATATATTTTTTGTATTAACAGGAATAAGATTTTGTTCAGGATGCTTTCTTCCTCCTTTTGGCGGGACACTTACAATTGAACCTTCCAGAAGTTTCAGCAAGCCTTGTTGTACACCTTCACCGGAAACATCTCTGGTTATTGAAGGATTATCGCTTTTTCTTGCTATCTTATCTATTTCATCAATAAATACGATTCCTTGTTCTGCCAATTCTACATTAAAATCGGCAGCTTGCAGTAATCTTGTTAAAAGACTTTCAATATCTTCTCCAACATAACCGGCTTCTGTTAAAACTGTTGCATCAACAATTGTAAACGGCACTTGCAACATTTTTGCAATGGTTTTGGCAAGAAGAGTTTTCCCGGTTCCTGTCTCTCCCACCATCACAATATTTGACTTATCTATCTCAACTTCTTCTTGATCTGCTTCCGGAACCGATAATCTTTTATAATGATTGTAAACAGCAACAGACAGAACCTTTTTAGCTTCTTCCTGACCAATGACATATTGATCCAGAAATTTTTTAATTTCAACAGGTTTTTTAAGTTGAACACTGTTAATATCAAACTTGTTATTCTTTTTTTTGTCCTTATTTTCTTCCTCTACAATCTCATAAGCTCTGCTCGTACATTCGTCACAGATGAATCCCGTAGCTCCTGAAATTAAGAAATCAACTTCACTTCTTTTCCTTTCACAAAATGAACATTTATCCATTTTTTTAACAATTTTTATTCTTCAATAACAGCAAATAAAATTACTTTTTCTCATTAGTTAAAACTTTGTCAATCATACCGTATTTCATTGCTTCTTCAGATCTCATCCAATAATCTCTGTCAGAATCTTTTTCAATTTGCTTGAAAGTTTTACCTGTATGTGTTGCAATAACTTTATATAATTCGTCTTTCAATTTTTTTATCTCATTGAAAGTAATTTCAATATCAGAAACTTGTCCTTGTACACCACCCATCGGTTGATGTATCATAATACGAGAATGTTTTAATGCTGAACGTTTTCCTTTTTCTCCGGCAGCAAGTAAAACCGCAGCCATTGATGCTGCAATCCCTGTACAAGTTGTAGAAACATCTGAACTTATGTATTGCATAGTGTCATAAATCCCCAGTCCGGCATAAACACCGCCACCCGGTGAATTTATATATATTTGCACATCTTTTGAAGGATCAGAAGATTCCAAGAATAATAATTGTGCTTGAATGATATTTGCAACGTAATCATCAATTGGTAATCCGAGAAAAATTATTCTGTCCATCATCAATCTTGAGAAAACATCCATTTGAGCAACATTCAATTGACGCTCTTCAATAATTGTAGGAGAAATATAACTGCTTTGTACCGCTTGATAATATTTGTGAAGATTTAAACCGCTTATCCCTTTATGCTTTGTTGCATATTTATTAAATTCAGTATTCATAGGTATTTATTTTTTTGTTATGCAATTTTTTAAAAACTTGTTTAATTTAACTATTTACAATTGTTCCTTAATGCATTGTTACATTGTTGCATTGCTTCATTGTTAAAATGCAAATAAACAATGTAATAATGAAGCAATTCAACAATGTAATTAACAATCAATAATTATTAATACTATTTTGATTCGCTTTGTTCGTATAATTTTTTAAAATCATCTAAAGATATTGTTTTTTTCTTTAATTTAACTTGATCTTTAACAAAAAATATAACCTTATTCTCTATAGCTCTTTCAGCAAATCTACTTCTGTCTTCTTCTTTTTCCAGATTTTTATCAATGAATGATGCCATTTGTTCTTCAGAAAGTGAATTTAAAGGTAAACCGTATTGCATAAATTGAGCTTCAGTAAACTTTTTTGACTCGGTTCTTAATTCTTCATCTGTAATTTTAAAATCTTGCTCTTTTGCAATATGCCCTTTAATTAACTGCCATTGAGTATCTTTTTCAAATATCGGATACTCTTTTTCAAGTATTTCGTCGTTTATTTTTTCTTCTCTGTCTGTTGCTTTTAACCATCTTTTCAGGAATTCGCCGGGAAGTTCAAGCTTTGCTTTTTCAAGAAGGATATCTTTAGCATCTATTCCGAATCTGTAATCTGATTCATCTTTATAAACCTTTTCAAAATTAGATTTGATTTTTTCTCTATATTCTTCTTCAGATTTCACTAAATCTTTACCATACACTTTATCAAACAATTCTTGATCAATTTCAGCAGGTATATAATTGGTTATCTCTGAAATTATAAACTGAAAATTCGGTTCAATTTCATCAACTTTTTCTTTATCAATTTTTAAGATTCCGGCAATTTCTGTATTATTTGGAAATGCTTTTTTAATATCAAAATTAACTGCATTATTAATTTCAGCACCAATAAAATTAGCCTTTTCTTTTTCGTCTTTAATCACTTCTGTTGAAATCATTGTATCTTCAGAGAAAATACCTTCTTCAATCTTATTTCCTTGAGCATCAGTTTGAACTACATTACCTTTTACATAAGAATTATCTTCTACAGTATCACTTTGTTCAGCTTTAGCAAACTGCTTTTTATGCCTGTCAATCTCTTCTTCCGTAAGTTTATCATCAATTTTAATCATATAATAAGGTACAGAAATTTTATCATCAATTGTCAAAGATATTTCAGGTGCGAGAGCAATATCAAAAAGAAACTCATGTTCTTTTTCATTTTCAAGGTCGATTTGTTGTTGTTCTTCCGACGGAAGAGGTTGCCCCATAATACTCAGCTTCTCATCAATTAAATAATTTGTTAAACTTTCTGAAACCAATTTATCAATTTCTTGTACAACAATTTGATTTCCGACCATTTTTTTTATTAATCCCATAGGAGCTTTTCCGGGACGAAAGCCTTTAATTTGGGCATTTTTTCTGTATTCCTTAAGTTCTTTGTCAACTTTAGGTTCATAATCTTCAGCAGTTATTTTTAGAGATATTACTGCATTTAAATCGTCCTTTTCGGTTTTGATGATATTCATAAAAATATTTTATAATGTTTGTATGTAATTATTTGGTTCTTTTATAATCTAAACATATGTATTTGTTACAGGTTGCGGGTTACAGGTTGCATGATGTGAACCTGTAACTTGAAACATGTAACAACAAACAAACTAAATTTTCAAATTAAAAGAACTGTTCTTTGTTTCTTAAATAAAAAACCGCCTGCAAAATACAGGCGGAATGTGCGGATGAAGGGACTCGAACCCCCACACCTTGCGGCACAAGATCCTAAGTCTAGCGTGTCTACCAATTTCACCACATCCGCATTTTGCGACTGCAAAAGTAAATTATTTTTTTATTACAAAAAAATAATTTTACTCTGAAATGAAAATGTTGTTTTCATTATTACTTGTTGTGCTTATAAAAGTTAATGCTGTCGCATTAAAGTAGTTTGGGAACTACTGATATTGAGCGACGAAGACACAGTCTTCGCCGAGCGGAGGCCTGTTTATTATTGTATGTTTTCACACTACCGGTGCTTAAAATCATTATATTTCTTTATTTTTTCCTTTTTAATTTTTGCTTTAAATTCTTTATATCTCTTTTCATCACACCAAAAAAATTTTTGCCTTTTTATCCAAAATTTATCTGTATTCGGGAGTTTTTCAAAAGGGACATATTTAGCCGTATCAACTCTGTAATAATCCTTTTTTCTAAAATCCTCAATATCTTTTGTTGTCATTTTTGTCCATGGTTTTTCATATAACCATAAAATTCTATTTTTATCAATAATTTTAAACCAAACTTCATTTATTTCAGGATTAACAGGTGCCTGATCCAGAAACTGAGCTCTTATTGTATCATTACTCACAATATATCGACCATACAGATTGAAATTATATAGAGAATCAAAACGATAAATAAATAAACCGTCATCATAAAATACAAAATTATATATATTATAACTTTTTGTTTTGTTTGGTTTAGAAAATATTTTGTTCATAGTGTAATACCCTTCAATATTTATCATGGTGTCTAGTCCTGTATTATTACCATCGTAACAATAGATAAAAGCATCTTGTGTAATTTTCATAACTCTACAACCAGTAAAGACAATAATTAATATTATAGGAATTAAAAAAATATTTTTCATAGTAATGTGTTTTTATCTTCCCCAAATAGAATAAGGATTATACCATCCGGAATAACCCCATAAACCTGTGTACATCTTATCATAACTAAGGTATAAATGTTGACTAAAATCATTATTTATTCCAAATCCATGACGATGGATCAGCCAATTTTGGAAAAATTGTTGTACATATCTGTGGCTGTAACCAATTTTTTCAATTCTGTTTCCAAAACGATAACCTACATAAAAAGGTGAACTATATGTTTGTCCGTTATTCCAAACACCATATTTTGGATTCTTGTGCTTTTTTCCGTTAGGACCTAATGCCTCAAGATCAGCTCCTAATCCTTCACTTTTAGGATCATTTTGGTAAATATTAAATCCTGCAACAAAATCACCGACTTGCACTTCCATAGCTCCCGAACGCCATCTGTCATTTCCGTCTCCTCCGGTAAATTTTGTGTCATTTTCTACTGTTATTGAATTATGGTTGAAATATAATGTCGGACCACCGACTATTTGACTGTTCGATTGTCCATCCGGTCCTACTGCATTGCCATAGTATGTTTTATGAAAACCTCCGCCCCAGCCTTTATATTTAGCACTTCCCCCCCAAGCTTTATAATTGCTTCCTAAACCACCACCAATACCAAATTGAAAATCTCCGGGAGAATATTGAACACTTGCGTTAACAAACCATTTACTGATTAATCCCCATCCGGCAGAAACATTTCCTGAAAAATCACCAGATTGAAAATTAAAATTTGCGGAAATACCGGCTGCAAATGGATCTGCCCCTGCTGTTATGCTGATATTGTCATTTTGATATATTGGAAACTGAAATGCACTACCAAATTCATTTACAATATTCATACTGTTTGTAAATTCGTCTTTTAAAGAAACATTGTATCCGTTAAGTGCATTACTGGCAATGTTTGTTATATACACACCTGCAAAATAAAGCATCTGAATGAATTCCCCGCTCGGATCAGTATACTTCAAAGGATTATTCAAAACATAAGAATACCGATTAAAGTTTTGTGTGAAATCAGGCATTTGTATGTAGTTGTCGGGGGAGAGCATGCGGCCGAGGATTGGGTCGTATAATCTTCCGTTTCCCGAATCAAGTTCGGGACAAGCTATGTTTATAATGCCGAATTTGGGGAGCATTTTTCCGAAACAAGTTAGGAACAGGCTATGTCCGGTGTAGCCTCTGTCGTTAATAACCCTCCAACCCCCTTTGAAAAGGGGGAGTTTAGCAGCTCCCATGTTTCGGGGTTGCGTATTCTGCCCCATGCATCGAAGCTTTGTTCATGTTCATCAAAAAAGTTACCTTGGTCATCTGTTATGTGTGTTATTGAGCCGAGAGCCTGTGCCGAACTTGATTCGGTATGGTCGGTATAGGTAAACAGCATTTCACCTACGCCGTCAACCTTTTTAAAAATCGCACCGCCGGGTAAATAATTATATTCCGTTACTTCTCCTGTAATATTATCAATTGTTTTTTCATAACTTCCGAAAAAGTATTTAGTTTTTATTGTGTTTTGGCGGTGCATTTTGCAATTTTTTGCTTTGCTTATGCAAGTATAGGTATTTTTTGCCAGAAATAAAAGTTGTTGTTTATATTTTTTGTATTGTATTTGAAAAAGAAGATGTTAACGTATTTATATAGAGAACAGCCTATTATTTATATTTGACATAGCTTTGAAGTTATACCGAATATGGTAAAATTAATCTTTAATACATTATTTCTCAAATAATGAATTAATAATTGAATAATTGCTATTATCATATATTAATTTGTGAGATAATGCATTTTTACCTATTTTTACTATTATTGCATCTTCTTCCTCTTTTAATTTAAATATATGTTTCTCGTTTAAATGGGTTCCATAAGTATATTCAAAAGATATTTTTGATTTGATAGTATAATTATGGTATTTTTTTAATTTAATTTTCAATAATGCAACAAAGTCAATACGTGAGACTTCAATATATATGTATTTGGCAATTATTTTTTTTCTATATGGATTAATTTCAATTACTCCTTTTTCATTACTCATTCCTTTATAAATAATTACCCCACTTTTATTTCTTATTGTTATACCAGCTGTAGACAGAGGGGTATTATCATAATTTTTAAAAGAAAAAATACAATTGCTGTCATTGTATTGCTTTTTGAATGATTTGATATCAGTTGTGTAATTGCTAAAGTTCATTGGAAAGAATTGAATTTTTCGTTTATTTTTTTGAGAAAACTGACCAATACCATAACAATATGAATTAAATGCTCCTCCATGGAATAGCCTTAATGAAATCGTATCATCTGAAATACAAATTATATTTCCTTTTTCACCTCTGTATATGCCATCTTTAATTTGTCCTAAACAAAATTGAGATGTTATAAAAACTAAAATAATCACTAATAAATTTCGCATAATAATTATTAATAAAATGACCAAAAATCAAATGAGTAAAATTGCTCTAAATTTTTTGTTCCAGACCTCGGAACTATCCATACGGGACTAGTTTCTCTAAACCAAATTTTATAAGTACCATCTGCTCTTATCCTGAGCTTTTTTACCATAACACTATGACCTCTACATTCTTTACAACTATATAGCGACATCATGACTCTTTCATCATTTGAAAGTGTTTGAGATACATTAATTAATTTTTCATTTGTTGTTTGTATTTGGCCTGTAAGTTTATTAGATTTAAATACACTTTTTTCAACTAAATTTTCAATTTTATGTGTTTGTACTCCAAGTTTTCCATCATTTAACTCCAACCATTTTTTATAATTATATTCATCTCCGTAGCCATATGATTTGGATAATCCCTCTAAAGTTTTCAATTGACATTGACCGCTTTCCGTTCCATAATTATTTTTTACAGGAGATTTATAAATCTCTTGAGGAATTCCTTTCCCAAAACTTCTGTTATTTCTACGTGCATCAATTCCTCCAGCAATACCACCTAAAACATAACCCGAACCTGCACCGATAAGCCCTTGTATCGCACCATCTTCCAAAGATTCACCAAATGAATTACCTTGTAATAAACTTGTGCCGGTGCCGTTTATAAAGCCTCCTGTTAAACCACTTGTTGCACCAATAATTGAACCTGTGTAAAAACTTGTTGTTGCTGTGGCAGCAGCAGATGTTCCCATAAATCCTGCTCCAAATGAACCTCCCCCTAAAACAGAACTGACTCCGGCACCAACTCCGCCAGCAATAGCACCGGCAACAGCTCCTACACCAATATATCCAACAAGATCCCCACCTGTTGCACCAGCCATATCTCCTGCCATATAACCCATGAATGCACCGACAGCTGCACCAACAATCAAAATCACAATTTCTCCATTCGGATCAACATATTTCAAAGGATTATTCAAAACATAAGAATAGCGATTAAAGTTCTGTGTAAAATCGGGCATTTGTATGTAGTTATCGGGGGAGAGCATGCGACCGAGAGCGGGGTCGTATAATCTGCCGTTCATGTTTATTATGCCGAATTGAGGTAGCATTTCGTGCCCTGTATAGCCTCTTCTGTTAATAATGCCGGATAATACGGCATCTTCATATGACCAATCATCTGCATTGCGTATTCTTCCCCATGCATCAAATGATTGTTCAGCTAATAAAGTTCCTTCATCATCGGTTATATGGGTTATTGAGCCAAGATGGTCGGTGTAGTTGAAGAGCATTTCTTCGTATACCGTGCCACGCTGCAGCGTGGCACGGGTTTTAAATGTTGCTCCGCCGGGTAAATAATTATATTCTGTTATTTCGCCTGTTAAATTGTTTATTGTTTTTTCGTAGCTTCCGAAAAAGTATTTTGTTTGTGCAATATTTCCGTTATTATTTGCTACAGTCTTTTTTCTTTGGTTGTTTAAACCATATGTAAAAGTAAGGTTAACACCGGGGATTCCTTTGTTAAATCCTTCGCTTATTTCTTTAACTTTGTTAAATGCTGTGTATGTTATATCTTGGTTTTGCATTTTGCAGCAAATTGTTTTGTTTATGCAATATTAGTGAAAAATTGCAAATATTGCACAAACATATATTTTGATAAAACGATGGAGGCAAAACCGTCCGCCGGACTGTGCATAACCTCAATCGAATTGGGGTACCTTTATATCTTACCAACCGGGCTACACTTAAAAGTTATTATATAACATCAATAACCCTAGAATAATATTGATCATCTTGAATTATCCAAATTACTTCATAACGTTCCTCCCCTTTTCCATTAAGCATATAAATATATACACGTCTTTTATCTTCTGACTGATATACTTTACAATCGCTTTTTATAGGTTTATTCCTTTTTGAATATTCATAACAAAAAACCGGATCATAAATATCATTGACAGCACTGTCAGGAAGTACAAAACCATATTTATACTTACCGTAATATATTGTTTTAATTCTTGATTTTTGATCAATATTTTCTGAAGAAATACCTACTACAATTTCATCAATATATATGTTCCCTTTTGAAAAGAAAGCAGTGCTGTCAGTACAACTTTTATGAGGTATTTTATTTACTTTTTTTTTAGCTATATATATAGAACTATCGGAAGATTTTAAATTGAAAAATGCAATTTCACTTTTTATTACACCGTCAGGCAGGTTTAAAAAGCTTTCATCTTTATTGTAAATAATTTTATTATCTTGATTTCTCTGTCCGTAACAAAATTGCTTACTAAAAGATGTTGAAATAACAGCAAAAATTATAATTATTAAAATCCTGTTTATTTGAATGTTTATTGTCATAATATTTAAGTCTAATTATAATCATTAATAAAATATGCCATATTATAAATTGTCATCTGTCTTGCAAACATTTCTGCATTTAACAGAAGCGGTGTAGTAACCG
The window above is part of the Bacteroidales bacterium genome. Proteins encoded here:
- the clpX gene encoding ATP-dependent Clp protease ATP-binding subunit ClpX, with amino-acid sequence MDKCSFCERKRSEVDFLISGATGFICDECTSRAYEIVEEENKDKKKNNKFDINSVQLKKPVEIKKFLDQYVIGQEEAKKVLSVAVYNHYKRLSVPEADQEEVEIDKSNIVMVGETGTGKTLLAKTIAKMLQVPFTIVDATVLTEAGYVGEDIESLLTRLLQAADFNVELAEQGIVFIDEIDKIARKSDNPSITRDVSGEGVQQGLLKLLEGSIVSVPPKGGRKHPEQNLIPVNTKNILFIAGGAFDGIEKKIARRLNTQVVGFDKTEREKFDKENFLQYVAPQDMKAFGLIPEIIGRLPVLTHLNPLDRKVLRLILTEPKNSIVKQYIKLFEIDDIKLEIDEDVFEYIVDKAIEYKIGARGLRSICETVMTDAMFELPSKEIKEFTVSLKYAKSKLEKADIQKLKVA
- the clpP gene encoding ATP-dependent Clp endopeptidase proteolytic subunit ClpP, yielding MNTEFNKYATKHKGISGLNLHKYYQAVQSSYISPTIIEERQLNVAQMDVFSRLMMDRIIFLGLPIDDYVANIIQAQLLFLESSDPSKDVQIYINSPGGGVYAGLGIYDTMQYISSDVSTTCTGIAASMAAVLLAAGEKGKRSALKHSRIMIHQPMGGVQGQVSDIEITFNEIKKLKDELYKVIATHTGKTFKQIEKDSDRDYWMRSEEAMKYGMIDKVLTNEKK
- the tig gene encoding trigger factor gives rise to the protein MNIIKTEKDDLNAVISLKITAEDYEPKVDKELKEYRKNAQIKGFRPGKAPMGLIKKMVGNQIVVQEIDKLVSESLTNYLIDEKLSIMGQPLPSEEQQQIDLENEKEHEFLFDIALAPEISLTIDDKISVPYYMIKIDDKLTEEEIDRHKKQFAKAEQSDTVEDNSYVKGNVVQTDAQGNKIEEGIFSEDTMISTEVIKDEKEKANFIGAEINNAVNFDIKKAFPNNTEIAGILKIDKEKVDEIEPNFQFIISEITNYIPAEIDQELFDKVYGKDLVKSEEEYREKIKSNFEKVYKDESDYRFGIDAKDILLEKAKLELPGEFLKRWLKATDREEKINDEILEKEYPIFEKDTQWQLIKGHIAKEQDFKITDEELRTESKKFTEAQFMQYGLPLNSLSEEQMASFIDKNLEKEEDRSRFAERAIENKVIFFVKDQVKLKKKTISLDDFKKLYEQSESK
- a CDS encoding RHS repeat-associated core domain-containing protein; translated protein: MQNQDITYTAFNKVKEISEGFNKGIPGVNLTFTYGLNNQRKKTVANNNGNIAQTKYFFGSYEKTINNLTGEITEYNYLPGGATFKTRATLQRGTVYEEMLFNYTDHLGSITHITDDEGTLLAEQSFDAWGRIRNADDWSYEDAVLSGIINRRGYTGHEMLPQFGIINMNGRLYDPALGRMLSPDNYIQMPDFTQNFNRYSYVLNNPLKYVDPNGEIVILIVGAAVGAFMGYMAGDMAGATGGDLVGYIGVGAVAGAIAGGVGAGVSSVLGGGSFGAGFMGTSAAATATTSFYTGSIIGATSGLTGGFINGTGTSLLQGNSFGESLEDGAIQGLIGAGSGYVLGGIAGGIDARRNNRSFGKGIPQEIYKSPVKNNYGTESGQCQLKTLEGLSKSYGYGDEYNYKKWLELNDGKLGVQTHKIENLVEKSVFKSNKLTGQIQTTNEKLINVSQTLSNDERVMMSLYSCKECRGHSVMVKKLRIRADGTYKIWFRETSPVWIVPRSGTKNLEQFYSFDFWSFY